Proteins from a genomic interval of Nitrospirota bacterium:
- a CDS encoding peroxiredoxin: MAIRLGDEAPNFTAETTEGTINFHEWLGGGWGILFSHPKDYTPVCTTELGTVAKITPEFKKRGVKVIAVSVDPLDSHKGWINDINETQHTTMNYPIIADPEKKVATLYDMIHPNALDNMTVRSVFIVGPDKKVKLTLTYPASCGRNFDELLRVIDSLQLTSKFKVATPANWKDGEDCIITPAVNDAEAKTLFPKGFKTVKPYLRITPQPNK; encoded by the coding sequence ATGGCAATTCGATTAGGCGATGAGGCACCGAATTTTACGGCAGAGACGACCGAAGGAACCATTAACTTTCATGAGTGGCTGGGCGGCGGGTGGGGGATTCTCTTCTCGCATCCAAAGGACTATACCCCGGTCTGTACCACCGAGTTGGGAACCGTGGCCAAGATTACGCCCGAGTTCAAGAAGCGTGGCGTGAAAGTCATCGCGGTGAGCGTCGATCCTCTGGACTCGCACAAGGGCTGGATCAACGATATCAATGAGACGCAGCACACGACGATGAACTATCCTATCATTGCAGATCCCGAGAAGAAGGTCGCGACGCTGTACGACATGATCCACCCCAATGCGCTGGACAACATGACCGTTCGTTCAGTTTTCATCGTTGGGCCGGACAAAAAGGTCAAGTTGACCTTGACCTATCCAGCCTCATGTGGCCGGAACTTCGATGAGTTGCTGCGAGTCATCGATTCGCTCCAGTTGACCTCGAAGTTCAAAGTCGCCACGCCAGCCAACTGGAAGGACGGCGAAGATTGCATCATCACTCCAGCCGTGAACGATGCTGAAGCGAAGACCCTCTTCCCCAAGGGTTTCAAGACCGTGAAGCCATACCTGCGCATTACGCCACAGCCAAATAAGTAA